From one Luteolibacter sp. SL250 genomic stretch:
- a CDS encoding DUF6364 family protein, translated as MSKLTLHVPAELVSAAKSEAAARKVSVSKLVSDFFASLAAGQESSGAETDNLAPRTRRLAKCISGVDACEADYIDYLERKHS; from the coding sequence ATGTCGAAATTGACCCTCCACGTTCCTGCGGAGTTGGTGTCTGCGGCCAAAAGTGAAGCCGCAGCGCGGAAGGTATCGGTTTCCAAGCTGGTTTCGGACTTTTTCGCGTCACTGGCCGCCGGCCAGGAGTCGTCCGGGGCGGAAACGGACAACCTGGCCCCGCGGACCCGCAGGCTGGCGAAGTGCATTTCCGGTGTGGATGCCTGTGAGGCTGACTACATCGACTACCTTGAGCGGAAGCATTCATGA
- the rpmB gene encoding 50S ribosomal protein L28, with translation MARICDIRGTRVRSGGKIHRSGLAKKKGGIGRHVTKVVKRTVSPNLQSKRIWVEELGQHVKLKISCRALKTMNKNGAFATLKKAGLIG, from the coding sequence ATGGCCCGTATTTGTGATATCCGAGGAACCCGTGTCCGCTCTGGCGGTAAAATCCACCGTTCCGGTCTGGCCAAGAAAAAAGGCGGTATCGGTCGCCACGTCACCAAGGTGGTGAAGCGCACCGTTTCCCCCAACCTCCAGAGCAAGCGCATCTGGGTTGAGGAACTCGGCCAGCACGTGAAGCTGAAAATCAGCTGCCGCGCCCTGAAGACCATGAACAAGAATGGTGCTTTCGCCACCCTCAAGAAGGCCGGCCTGATCGGCTGA
- a CDS encoding alpha/beta fold hydrolase, with protein sequence MSFCDVVKPPGIQRLALSAGWASVCVAALLVGSCAPDYTLVSHQKSPSEIRKKNETFGYRSWVAKGVEQDIVVIGIHGFCGASIDYENLGNHLLKNQPKTALYAYEVRGQGNDPMSTRRGDIGDPKDWYRDLFAFTQLVEERHPDAKIVWYGESMGAMIASHALRESPAADPPCDALVLSSPIVRFKDDVPFWQPALVQAAAATAPLARISLETLAGGEAVQMTQTSTHDQQSETNSYHIEKHTLRLLGALGRHIDSMNDCAATFQVPVLVLHGEHDYFNTDSDMRGFIAHIPGGTHKTYRNYRGAYHLLMYDAKKEKVFGDVEGWLSKLRRNRL encoded by the coding sequence GTGTCATTTTGCGACGTGGTGAAACCTCCCGGTATCCAGCGCCTGGCCCTGTCCGCAGGGTGGGCTTCCGTCTGTGTCGCGGCCCTTCTGGTGGGTTCGTGCGCGCCGGACTACACGCTCGTCAGCCATCAGAAATCCCCTTCGGAGATCCGGAAGAAGAACGAGACCTTCGGCTACCGGAGCTGGGTGGCGAAGGGGGTGGAGCAGGACATCGTCGTCATCGGCATCCACGGATTCTGCGGCGCATCGATCGATTATGAGAATCTTGGCAACCACTTGCTGAAAAATCAGCCGAAGACCGCGCTCTATGCCTATGAGGTCCGCGGGCAGGGGAATGATCCGATGAGCACCCGCCGCGGCGACATCGGTGATCCGAAGGATTGGTACCGCGACCTTTTCGCCTTCACCCAGTTGGTGGAGGAACGCCACCCGGACGCGAAGATCGTCTGGTATGGGGAGAGCATGGGGGCGATGATCGCATCCCACGCGCTGCGGGAGTCTCCTGCGGCGGATCCTCCCTGCGACGCGCTGGTGCTTTCCTCACCCATCGTCCGCTTCAAGGATGATGTTCCTTTCTGGCAGCCCGCCCTGGTCCAGGCGGCGGCGGCGACCGCCCCGTTGGCGAGGATCTCGCTGGAGACACTGGCGGGGGGAGAGGCGGTCCAGATGACCCAGACCTCCACCCACGACCAGCAGTCGGAGACGAATTCCTACCACATTGAGAAGCACACCCTGCGCCTGCTGGGGGCACTGGGCCGCCACATCGACTCGATGAACGACTGCGCCGCCACCTTCCAGGTGCCGGTCCTGGTGCTCCACGGGGAGCATGATTATTTCAACACGGACTCCGACATGCGCGGGTTCATCGCCCACATCCCGGGCGGCACCCACAAGACCTACCGGAACTACCGCGGTGCCTACCACCTGCTGATGTATGATGCGAAAAAGGAGAAGGTTTTCGGCGATGTGGAGGGTTGGCTGTCGAAATTGCGCCGGAACCGGCTCTGA
- a CDS encoding PIN domain-containing protein has translation MNVLIDTNVIVDVLTGREPFFVDSSRVLDRAERGDFVAWICATTVTTVFYLVRRHLGAAETVEKIRDLTAICTVAPVNQSVISSALGSRFADFEDAVLHDSAVLAGADCIVTRNVADFRESKLLVYTPEQFLAAMSWNSRE, from the coding sequence ATGAACGTCCTGATCGACACGAACGTGATCGTGGATGTTCTCACCGGGCGGGAGCCTTTCTTCGTGGACTCGTCGCGGGTTCTTGACCGTGCGGAACGGGGGGATTTCGTCGCATGGATCTGCGCCACGACGGTGACGACTGTTTTCTATCTCGTCCGGCGTCATCTGGGTGCGGCGGAGACGGTCGAAAAGATCAGGGATCTGACGGCCATCTGCACCGTGGCACCGGTCAACCAGTCCGTGATCAGTTCCGCGCTCGGCAGCCGATTCGCGGACTTCGAGGATGCCGTCCTGCATGACTCCGCGGTTCTCGCCGGGGCTGACTGCATCGTCACCCGCAATGTGGCGGACTTCCGCGAATCCAAGCTTCTGGTCTATACTCCGGAGCAGTTTCTCGCCGCGATGTCCTGGAACAGCCGAGAGTAG
- a CDS encoding type II toxin-antitoxin system VapC family toxin → MKLLVDTQALIWALEGDKRLSRVAREALEDPANRRIVSIATGWEMAIKTGLGKLNPPMPLPHLFPAELERLGFEILPIKSEHVHRLLDLPLHHRDPFDRMLIAQALSENLTMVGCDVAFNAYGAARIW, encoded by the coding sequence ATGAAGCTGCTGGTAGATACCCAAGCGCTGATCTGGGCGCTGGAAGGGGACAAGCGGCTTTCAAGGGTCGCGCGCGAAGCGCTGGAGGATCCCGCCAACCGACGTATCGTTAGCATTGCGACCGGCTGGGAAATGGCCATCAAGACAGGACTGGGAAAACTGAATCCACCCATGCCGCTCCCACATCTCTTTCCGGCGGAGTTGGAGCGTCTCGGATTTGAAATTCTACCGATCAAATCGGAGCATGTTCACCGGCTTCTTGATCTGCCCCTCCATCACCGTGATCCCTTTGACCGGATGCTGATTGCCCAAGCCCTGAGCGAAAACCTGACGATGGTCGGTTGCGATGTGGCTTTCAATGCCTATGGAGCGGCAAGGATCTGGTGA
- a CDS encoding DUF2281 domain-containing protein, producing MSTITAILEPDADGTLHLPVPDELKSKRVKVVATLEEADATEPKTKFKAGCLKGFWIAPDFDAPLEDFKEYME from the coding sequence ATGAGCACGATCACCGCGATCCTGGAACCGGATGCCGATGGCACCCTGCACCTGCCCGTGCCCGACGAACTGAAATCCAAAAGGGTGAAAGTGGTGGCTACTCTGGAGGAAGCGGATGCTACAGAACCGAAGACAAAATTCAAAGCCGGCTGTCTCAAGGGTTTTTGGATCGCACCCGATTTCGATGCACCTCTTGAGGACTTCAAGGAATACATGGAATGA